The DNA region TGCAGCCGCACGGCGTGCGCGTACAGGCGGTGCTGCCGGGCGCCACGCGCACCGAGATCTGGGAGCGCAGCGGCGCCTCCGCCGACGGCCTGCCGCCCGAGATGGTCATGGACGTGGACCCGATGGTGGACGCCGCGCTGGCCGGCCTGGACCTGGGCGAGGCCGTCACCATTCCGCCGCTGGAAGCCCTCGACGGTTTCCTGGCCCTGGAGCAGGCCCGCCAGCAACTGGCGCCGCACCTGTCGCGCAATCGTCCGGCGACGCGCTACGCCGCCGGCGCAACCGCGTGACCTTGCCCGCTGCCGGCTGCTGGGGCAGGGCTGCGATGGCTCCGTTTCTGGCAGCGGCACCTGGCGGGTGAACCACACGCCGAACCACGCTGTGCCCAGGTGTTCGCGCCGCAGTGTGCGCACCGGGACGAAGCGCTGCAGCGGGATGAGAGTGAAAAGTGACTCTAGCGCTTATCTAATAAGCGCTGGCAGCTATGAATAGTGAAGCAAAAGGCGCGGAGTCGGGCAGCACATAGACCACGCCCGGCATGCGCCCCAGCGTCGGTGCGATGGCGCGGTCGTAGAAGGCGTGGGCCACGTTGACGCAGCCGTTGGAGATGCGGCGGTCGGCCGGGCGGTCGCTTGCCAGGCGCTGGTGGCGCCGCTCGCCCAGGTGCACGCTGCGCACGCGGTGCAGCGACACGGCCGTGTCGTAGTCGATCCAGACCAGGTCGTCGCCGCGCGTATTGCGGCCGGGCTCGCTGGCGAAGCGGCCGGCGGGCGTGGTGCGCTCCTCGGGGCGGATGGCTGCCAGCGGCCGCTCGCCGATGCCGGGCACCGACATGTCGCCGTAGGCCGAACCGAGCAGTACCGGCGCGCTGCCCAGCCAATCGCCGGAGGCAGCGAAGACATGGATGCGGGCGGCCGGCTTGTCCACCACGGCGAACGGCCGCCGGGCCATGTCCTGGCTGGCGAGCGCCCAGCGCACCAGACGCTGCGTGTCGACGGAAGCCGCTGCACTCTCGGGCCAGGCGGCTCGGGCCGCTGAGGACGTGGCGGGTGCTGCCGGCTGCCCGTGCGCGGCCAGGGCCAGCGGCGCGACCGCCAACGCGGCTGCCACCTTGCACAGCGCGGCCCGGCGCTGCCTGTCGCACGCTGCGATGTCATTGCAGCCGGGACGGGGGAGAGGGGCAGAAGGAAGCGGTCGGACCATGGCAGCCGGATGGTAGCGGCTTGTGCCGTGTCAGAAAAAACCGGACAGCAAGCGCGGCAGGGCAGTGGCAATAATGGACCATTCCCTCCGTTCGCTACCGATCCGCCCATGTTCGCCAGCCTTCGCAAAGCCCTGTCGCTCGGCATCCCCGCCAGAGGAAACGCACCACCCCGCCACGCTGGAGGAGGTCGCCCACTGGGCCGCGGCCCGAGGCCTGTGGCTGGAGCCGGACGAGGTGCCGGGCGGCTATGCCCTCAGCGGCCAGCAGGGCGGTGTGGCGTGGCGGATCGAATGCGGTACGCCCACGCGCAGCTACATCCAGGGCATGGAACTGCGCGGTGGCGCTGATTCGGGGGCGCCGCAGGGCGTGGCCGTGATGGTGCTCGGCCGGGCACTGCAGGAGTCGCTGGAAGGCGCAGCCTGCGGCGAAGGCACCGACCTGGGCACGCTGGACAGCGGCGAGCCGGTGCCCGGGGAGGTGCGCTGGTTGGCTGCGGGCGAAGAGGTGGCGTGGAAAGACCTGCCGGCGGCCTTCCTGCGGCACTACGCCGTGTTGGCCGACCGGATCGAGCCCGCACAGCGCTGGCTGCGCCCCGAATTGGTCAGCCTGTTGATGGCCGGCCTGCCTGCCACCAGCGCGCATGACGAAGCCGGGGCCGCTCCGGCCGACCGGCCCTTCGTGCTGATGCTGTCGCAAGGCCATGTCTACCTGCGCATGGCGCATGCGAGCCAGTCGCTGCAGTCGCTGGCGCAGGGGATCGACATCCTCGTCGCCGCAGCGCGGTCCGCCGCGAAAGGGCTGGCGCGGCTGCGTTGAGCGGGCGCCGTGCTACCGGTCCGGCCCTTTGACCGGGCCCTGGGCTCTGGCCCTTGCGCGGCCGAGGCCCGCAGGGCGCCTTGCGCAACGGCCCGGCAGGCGGACCGGCCGCTTCAGGCCCCGCGGGTGATGGGCACCGAGGCGTCGCGGCCGTAGGTGCCCCACTTGCCCAGCTCCCACTTGGCGATGGCGTTGCGGTGCACCTCGTCCGGGCCGTCGGCAAAGCGCAGCGTGCGGGCGTTGGCGTAGCCGTAGGCCAGCGGGAAGTCGTCGCTCATGCCGCCGCCGCCATGCACCTGCATGGCCCAGTCGATCACCTGGCAGGCCATGCTGGGCGCCACCACCTTGATCATGGCGATCTCGGTGCGGGCGGCCTTGTTGCCGGCCACGTCCATCATCCAGGCCGCCTTGAGCGTGAGCAGGCGCGCCATGTCGATCTTGCAGCGCGCCTCGGCGATGCGCTCCTGCGTCACCGTCTGCTGCGCCACCGTCTTGCCGAACGCCACGCGGGACGATGCGCGCTTGCACATGAACTCAAGGGCGCGCTCGGCCTGGCCGATGAGCCGCATGCAGTGGTGGATGCGCCCGGGGCCAAGGCGGCCCTGGGCGATCTCGAAGCCGCGGCCTTCGCCCAGCAGGATGTTGGAGGCCGGCACGCGCACGTTCTCGAACGACATCTCCATGTGCCCGTGGGGCGCGTCGTCATAGCCCATCACCGTGAGCGGGCGAATGATCTTGATGCCGGGGGTGTCCGCGGGCACCAGGATCATGCTTTGCTGCGAATGCTTGGGCGCCTCGGGATCGCTCTTGCCCATGGTGATGTAGATGGCGCAGCGCGGGTCGCCCGCGCCGGAGATCCACCACTTCAGGCCGTTGATGACGTACTCGTCGCCCTGGCGCTCGATGCGCGTCTCGATGTTGGTGGCGTCGCTGGAGGCCACACGCGGCTCGGTCATGGCGAAGGCCGAGCGGATCTTGCCGGCCAGCAGCGGCTGCAGCCAGCGCTGGCGGTGCTCGTCGCTGCCGTAGCGGGCGATGGTCTCCATGTTGCCGGTGTCGGGGGCCGAGCAGTTGAAGACCTCGCTGGCCCAGACCACGCGGCCCATGATCTCGGCCAGCGGTGCGTATTCCTGGTTGGTGAGGCCGCCGCCTTCCACGCCGGCCACGGCGGCGCTGTCCACCGGCAGGAACAGGTTCCAAAGGCCCGCGTCCTGGGCCTTCGCCTTCAGCTTCTCGATGGTGTCCAGCGGGGTCCAGCGCTGGCCGGCCGCGGTATGGGCCTCCAGCTCGGCCTTGTAGGCCGGCTCGGCCGGGTAGATGTGGTCCTCCATGAACTGCTGCAGCCGCTGCTGCAGCGCCTTGGTCTTGGGCGAGTAATCAAAATCCATGGGGATCCTCCATCTAGTGAAACGGTTCGCGCAGCAAGCGCGGAAATCGGGGGCGCTCGGCTCGGCTCAGGCCCGCTGTGCCAAGCTCCAGGCCATCTCGGCCAGCGGGCGCGCGCCGGCGCCGGAGGCCCGGGCCTGGGCACTGGAGGCGGTGCCGTCCTCCACGCGCTTGGCGATCCCTTGCAGGATCGACGCGAGGCGGAACAGGTTGTAGGCGAGGTAGAAGTTCCAGTCGGCGCGCAGCGCCTCGGGCGTGGCCAGGCCGGTGCGCTCGCAGTAGCGGCGGATGTATTCGTCTTCCGACGGAATGCCGAGGCCGGCCAGATCGAGCCCGCCGATGCCGCGGAACGCGCCCGGCGGGATGTGCCAGGCCATGCAGTGGTAGCTGAAATCGGCCAGCGGGTGGCCCAGCGTGGACAGCTCCCAGTCCAGCACGGCGATGACGCGTGGCTCGGTGGGGTGGAACATCAGGTTGTCCAGCCGGTAGTCGCCATGCACGATGGACACGCGGCTCTCATCGCGCGCGCTGGCCGGCATGTGCGCGGGCAGCCATTCCATGAGCCGGTCCATGGCCTCGATCGGCTGGGTGATGGAGGCGACGTACTGCTTGCTCCAGCGCCCGATCTGGCGGTCGAAGTAATTGCCCGGCTTGCCATAGGTGGCCAGCCCACGCTCGGCGAACGGTACCGTGTGCAGCGCGGCGATGACGCGGTTCATTTCGTCGTAGATCGCTGCGCGCTCGGCAGGCTGCATGCCGGGCAGGGACTGGTCCCACAGCACGCGGCCCTGCATGCACTCCATCACGTAGAAGGCGCGCCCGATGACGGATTCATCCTCGCACAGCACATGCATCTGCGGCACGGGCACATCGGTGCCGGCCAGCCCGCGCATCACGGCGAACTCGCGCTCGATGGCGTGCGCGGACGGCAGCAGCTTGGCCACCGGGCCGGGCTTGGCGCGCATCACGTACTGCTGGCGCGGCGTGATGAGCTTGTAGGTGGGGTTGGACTGCCCGCCCTTGAACATCTCCACCGTCAGCGGTCCCTCGAACCCCTCCAGGTGCTGCGCCAGCCAGGCGCTCAGCGCGCCGGTGTCGAAGGCATGCTGGTCGGAAACAGGGCGCGTGCCGATGAAATGGTCGAAGTTGCTCATGGGGAAGGGCAGGGCTTTCAGTTGTCGGTTTCGGCGATGCGCATCAGCGCGTCACGGTCGCGCACCACCAGGCCGCCCGGCTCGATGCGGATGGCGTCCTCGCGCTCCATGGACTTGAGCTCCTGGTTCACGCGCTGGCGCGATGCGCCCAAGAGCTGCGCCAGCTCTTCCTGCGCCAGCTGCAGGCCGATGCGGATCTCGTCGCCCTGCGACAGGCTGGGGATGCCGTAGCTGCGCACCAGGTGCAGCAGCTGCTTGGCCAGGCGCGCGCGCAGCGGCAGCGTGTTGAGGTCTTCCACCAGGCCGTAGAGCTGGCGGATGCGCCGCGCATGCAGGCGCAGCATGGCTTCGTAGAACTCGACGTGCGCGGCCAGGATCTTGCGGAAGTCGGCCTTGGCCACGCAGAGGATGGTGGTGTCGCCGTGTGCGTAGGCATCGTGCGTGCGACGGTCCCCATCGAAGATCGCCACGTCGCCGAACCAGATGCCTGGCTCCACATACGTCAGCGTGATCTGCTTGCCCGAGATGGACGTGGAGCTGACGCGCACGGCACCCTTGGCACACGCAATCCACTCCTCGGGCGGATCGCCGCGTGCGGCGATGAGTCCACCATCCTTGAAGCGTTTGACGTAGGCGCATCGGAGTATGTCGTGCCGTAGCGAAGGGGAAAGGGATGAAAACCAGCGACCTGAGTTGATCGCTTCACGTTCTTCGATGTTAAGAATCGGGTCGTCCATGGTCTGTCGTTTGCGTGACTGGGTACGCCTTCATTGTCGCGTCAGGGACCGGCCTGGATGGCAAGGGTTGTCACTTGCGTGTCTGCACGTATGAGCGACCGGGCATTGCGCCATGGGAAGCCATCACGGCGCGGCCTGCGCACGGCCGCAGGCGCCTTGCGCCACCGCTCTCAGGACGTGTGATCGGCGCAGCCGCGCGCGGGATCCGGGGTGCCGCGTCAGCGCAGCACCAGCACCGGCGCCGTGCACAGCCGCAGCAGCGTGGTCGTGGTGCTGCCGACGATGAACTGCCGGATGCGCGAGTGCCCGTAGGCGCCCAGCACCAGCAGCGGCTGTCCGCGCGCCTGCAGCAACGCGGGCAGGGCCTCTTCGGGCTCGCCGGGAACCACCTGGGTGCCCACCGAGAAGCCGGCGGCCGCGAGCAGCGCGCGGGCCTCTTCCAGCGCCAGCATCGCGGCGTCGGTCGGCTGGCCGGCGGTGACCAGCAGGCCGGGCATGCCGCGCAGCAGCGGGCTGCGGGCCACGGCCTCCACCGCGCGGCGGGCGGTGGGGCTGCCGTCATAGGCCACGACGAATTCGGTGGGCGCGTTGAACTGGTCGGTGGTGACCACCAGCACCGGCCGCTGCATGGTGCGGATCACGCTCTCGACCCGGTGGTCCAGGTGCAGCTTGCGCGGGCCTGCGGCGCGGTGGTGCTCGCCCATCGTGACCAGCCGCGCGGTGCCCTCCAGCTCCAGCAGGGTGTCGAGCAGTTCGCCCTGGCGCAGCAGCAGTTGCAGCGACGGCACGCTGTCCGGGGCGACGCGCCGCTGGGCGTTCTCCAGCATGTGGCGGGCCGCCTGCACCGCGACCTGCTGGCGCTCTTCGTCCAGGTCGCTCAGCTGTTGCAGCAGCATGTCCTGCGCACCCATTCCGATGATGCCGCCGTAGTCGCCCACGGCCGGCATGGGGGCAGGCCGCTCCAGCGCATGCAGCAGGGCCAGCGGGGCGGTGAGCTGCCGCGCGGCCCAGGCCGCGGCGTCTACCACGGCGGGCGTGGCGGCGAGTCCGTCGATGCAGGCGTAGACCGTGTGATTCATGGCGCGCTCCTGGGGTGTGGGACCGGTAGGGCGCATTTCACCGCAGGGCCGCATGTCCGCCAAGGGTCTGTGCGGCATTGGCACCGCCTCGGCATGCAACAGTTTGAATCAAACAAGGCTCTGGCGCTTATTCAGCAAGCGCAATAAGCTATTAAAAATATAGCAAAAAGGCCGTTCACTCGGTCGGCCGCTGTTGCATCACCAGGCTGTACAGCGCCTGGGCCGCGGCGGACAGGCTGCGCTCGCGCCGCCGCACCAGGTAGATCTGCCGCGTGAGGCCGGGCAGGGCCAGCGGCCTCGTCACCAGGCCGGGCTGGTCGAAGTGGAACAGCGTGAGCGTGGGCACCACGCTGATGCCCAGGCCGGCGCGCACCATGCCCATGACGGTGGCGAGCTGCTCCACCTCCATCAGGGTATTCATGGCCTGGGGATGGAAGGCCGCCTCCAGGTACTGCCGCACGCTGCTGGTACGGGCCAGGTGCACGAAGGGCCAGGCGGCCAGGTCCTGCAGGGCGATGGCGCCCGTAGTGCCTTTGCCGGTCTTGGCGCGGCTGCGAACGGCCGGCCGCTGGGCCAGCGGATGGTCGGCGCGGCACACCAGGTGAAAGCCGTCACGGCAGAAGGGCTCGGCGCGCAGCTCGGGCGTATCGGCACGGATGGCGGCCAGGGCGAAGTCCGCCGAGCCGGCGGCCACGCGCTCGATGCAGGGCTCGGACAGCACATCCGCGATGTCCAGTTCGATGCCCGGATGCTGCGCCCGGTACTGCGCCAGCACGCCCGGCAGCCAGCCCGCGGCCAGCGAGGGCAGCAGCGCGATGGCCACGCGCCCGCGCCGCAGCGTGGCGGCATCGCGCAGGCTGTCCCGGGCGTTGTCCATCTCGGCGCGGATACGGCGTGCGGACTCCAGAAAATTCTCGCCCTCGCTGGTCAGTGCCACATGGCGGGTGCTGCGGTCGAACAGGCGCACGCCCACGTCGTCCTCCAGCGCGCGGATGAGGGCGCTGAAAGCCGGCTGCGACAGGTGGCACTGCGCCGCGGCCCGCGTGAAGCTGCACTGCGCGGCCAGGGCCAGGAAGGCGTCGATCTGGCGGGTGGAGATATTCATTCGTGATGCAGATGAATTCATCTTGACAATCTATTTCACAGAATAACCCACGCCCCCTACAGTGGCCGCAGGAGACAACAAGACACCTAAGGAACGCGATGGCGAACCAACCCCCTTTGCTGATCGGCTGCGCGGCCGGTTTCTCGGGCGACCGCACCGATGCCGCAGCGCCCGTCGTGCAGGCGCTGATCGACAGCGGGCAGCCCGGCGTGCTGATCTTCGAGACCCTGGCCGAGCGCACGCTGGCGCTGGCCCAGCTCGCCCGCCGCACCCATCCCGATGCCGGCTACGAGCCGCTGCTGGACGACCTGCTGCGCCCCGTGCTGGCGCAGTGCCTGGCGCACGGCATCCGCATCGTCAGCAACTTCGGCGCGGCCAACCCGCACGGCGCTGCACGCCGCATCCAGCAGCTGGCGGCCGAGGTGGGCGCGCGCCGCCCCCGCGTGGCCGTGGTGCAGGGCGACGACCTCAGCGGCCCCGGGCCGCGCGCGCTGCTGGAGCGGGCCCTGGGCGAGCGCATGCCGGCCGAGCCGGTGGTCAGCGCCAATGCCTACATCGGCGCCCAGCCCATCGCCGAGGCGCTGCGCGCCGGCGCCGACATCGTGGTCTGCGGCCGCGTGGCCGACCCGTCGCTGGTGCTGGGCCCGGCGCTGGCGCACTTCGGCTGGGCGCTGGACGACTGGGACCGCCTGGCCCGCGCGACCATGGCCGGCCATCTGCTGGAATGCGGCGCACAAGTCACGGGCGGCTACTTTGCCGACCCGGGCTACAAGGACGTGCCGGGCCTGGCCCGGCTGGGCTACCCCATCGCCGAGATCGATGCCGACGGCCACTGCACCCTCACCAAGCCGCCGGGAACGGGCGGGCGCATCGACGAGCGCACGGTCAAGGAACAGCTGCTCTACGAACTGCACGACCCCGCCGCCTACCTCACGCCCGATGTGGTGGCCGATATCACGCAGGCCCGCGTGCTGCAGACCGGCCCGGACCGCGTGCGGCTGGAAGGCGTGCGCGGCCATGCTCGGCCGCCGTCGCTGAAGGTGAACGTCTGCTTCGAGTCCGGCTGGTTCGCCGAAGGCGAGATTTCCTATGCCGGCCCGCGCGCCGAGGCCCGCGCGCGGCTGGCCGGAGCCACGTTGCGCGAGCGCCTTGCGGGCATCGCCCCGATGCGCACCGACCTGATCGGCGTCACCAGCGTGTTCGGCGACGACGCGAGCGGCTGGCTGGACGCTGCGGCCGACGGCGATGAACCCTCCGCCGCGCGGGACGTGCGCCTGCGCGTGGCGTGGCAGCACCGGGACCACGCCACCGCCCAGCGCCTGGTGCGCGAGGTGACGGCGCTGTACTGCTGCGGCCCGGCGGGCGGCGGCGGCGTGCGCACGGCGATGCGCCCGCGCCTGGGCACCGTCTCGTGCCTGGTGCCGCGCGAGGCCGTACCCACCACGCACGTGATGCTCGATTGACCGCAGGAGCCACCCCCCCATGACGACCGCGATTTCCACCCCCGCCACGGCTGCCGCCAGCGCGAGCCCGGGCGCCGGCACCGTGCGCGTGCCGCTGTACCGCCTGGCGCACAGCCGCACGGGCGACAAGGGCAACCGCTCCAACATCAGCGTGATTGCCTGGCATCCGGCGCTGTGGGACACGCTGGTGGCTCAGGTCACCGAGGAGGCCGTGGCTGCGCATTTCGCGCTGCGCCGGCCGAGCCGCGTGGCCCGCTACCTGCTGCCGCAGCTGCAGGGCATGAACTTCGTCATCGACGACATGCTTGACGGCGGCGTGAACGACGCACTCAACCTCGACAGCCACGGCAAGGCGCTGTCGTACCTGCTGCTGGAGCTGCCCGTGGAGGTGCCCAGCGCGCTGGCGGCGCACCTGGCCGGGCCGCCCTGATCCGCGCCGCCTGCCCGCCTTCGCTTTTTTTCCACCATAGCAATACCACAAGGAGACAAGAGATGAACCGATTCCAACCCCGAACCCCGCGCCGCCGCATGCTGGCCGGCACCGCTGCCGCGCTCGCGCTGCTGGGCCTGGGCGCCAGCGGCGGTGCTTTCGCACAGGCCTATCCGGCCAAGCCCATCACCTTCGTCGTGCCGTTCGCTGCCGGCAGCGCCACCGACCAGCTGGCGCGGGCCGTGGGGCAGTCGGCCACCAACGACACCAAGCAGCCGGTGGTGGTGGACAACAAGGGCGGCGCCAGCGGCATGATCGCCGCGCAGTTCGTGGCGAAGGCCCCGGCCGACGGTTACACGGTGCTCATCACCACCAACACCACGCACGCCGCCAACGAGCATCTGTACAAGAAGCTGCCCTACGACCCGGTGAAGGACTTCGTTCCGGTGACCGGCCTGGGCAAGGGCGGCCAGGTGATGGTGGTCAACGCCAACGCCCCGTACAAGAACGTGGGCGAGCTGCTGGCCGCGGCGAAGAAGACGCCGGGCAAACTGACCTTCGGCAGCGGCAGCTCGTCGAGCCGCATGGCAGGCGAGATGCTCAAGCAGTTGGCGGGCGTGGACATCCTGCATGTGCCCTATAAGAGCAACCCGCTGGCCATCACCGACCTGCTGGGCGGGCAGATCGACATGATGATCACGGACACGTCCACGGGCGTGCCGCAGGTCAAGTCGGGCAAGCTGCGCGCGCTGGGCTACTCCACGCAGAAGCGCAGCACGCAGCTGCCCGATGTGCCCACCATCGAAGAGGCCGGCGTCAAGGGCTATGACATGGGCTACTGGTTCGCCGCCTACGTGCCGGCCGGCACGCCGGCGCCGGTGGTGGCCAAGCTCAACGAGCTGCTGGTGAATGCGACCAAGAGCGCCGCGGCCAAGTCGTTCTACGACATCGCGGGCTCCGAGCCCTGGACCACCACCTCGCAGGAGCTGGCGCAGTTCCAGGCGGCCGAGACCCAGAAGTGGGGCAAGGTCATCAAGGCCGCCGGGATCGAACCCGAGTAAGCCGGCACCACAAGGCAGCCCGCGGGCTGCCTTTTTCATGGGCTGTGCCCTGCCGCAAAGCAGGGCAGGGCGCAGCCTTGCCCACCGGTCCGCGCCTGCCGCGGCGCCGCGTACGGGCACCCAGGCCGCCAGGGGTGGCCGTTCCCATAACGACAGGAGACAAGACCATGCAAACCCTTTCATTCCTTCGCGGGCGGCTGGCCCGCGGCGTCCCTGCCCGGCGGCCGGCCCGGGCCACCCTGGCGGCCCTGGCCGCAGCGGCTGCGCTCGCGGCGTGCGGCGGCAGTGGCGGCGGCGGAGATACCCCCGCGGCCGGCACGCCGCAGATGCGCATGACCATCGCCGCCACCGAGGATTTCGCCGGCAGCTTCGGCAGCGTGGGCGCGTACGAGAAAGTGAGCGGCACGCTGCACGGCGAGGTGGATCCCAAGGACCCGAAGAACGCGGTCATCCAGGATCTGCAGCTGGCGCCGGTGAATGCGCGCGGCATGGTCGAGTACAGCACCGACTTCGTGCTGCTCAAGCCCAAGGACATGTCCAAGGCCAGCGGCGTGCTGCGCTATGACGCGCCCAACCGCGGCAACATCCTCACGATGCCCAACCCCACGGCCACGCCGGGCGATGCGGTGTACTTCGAGCGGGGCTACGTGATGCTGTACTCGGCCTGGCAGGGCGACGTGCCCAAGAGCAACCCGGCGCGTTTGACGGCGACCGTGCCCGTCGCCAAAAACCCCGACGGCAGCAGCATCACAGGCCCTTACCGCACGGAACTGGTGCCCACCGCCGCGTCAGCCGCCATGCCGCTGCCCGGCGGGGTGTTCAACGGGACGATGATTCCGTACGCGCCCGCCAGCCTGGACAACACCCAGCCCGGCTATTCGCTCACACGCCGCAGGAACGAGACCGACCCGCGCGAGGCGATTCCCGCGGCGCAGTGGACGTTCGCCACCTGCGACAGCGCGGCCAACCCCTTCCCCGGCACGCCGAATGCCGCCAGCGTGTGCCTGCAGGGCGGCTTCGATCCGCAGTACCTGTACGAGCTGGTCTACGTGGCCAAGGACCCCAAGGTCATGGGCGTGGGCCTGGCCGCACTGCGGGACACAGTGAGCTTCTTCCGCGGCCAGGCGCAGGACGCCGACGGCCGGGCCAACCCGCTGGCCGGGCGCATCCAGTACACGCTGGGGCAGGGCACGTCGCAGTCGGGCAATGCCATGAAGACCTTCCTGCACCTGGGCTTCAACCAGCGGCTCGACGGCGGCAAGGTGTTCGACGGCATGTTCGCCCACGTCGCCGCGCGGCAGACGAACATCAACACCCGCTTTGCCGTGCCCGGCGGCGGCGGCGGTCTGCGGACGGACCACACGGCCTTCGGCCAGACCGCACCGCGTGGGCTGGACAAGGACTACGTGGACGAGGTGAGCGGCCGCCAGGGCGGCGTGATGAAGCGCTGCGAGGCCAGCAGCACCTGCCCGCGCTTCTTCCTCGGGCTGTCGGGCACCGAGTTCTGGCAGCTTCAGGGCTCGCCAGTGCTGACCGATGCCCTGGGCACGCGGGACATCGCCCAGCCGGCCAACGCCCGCATCTACTACTACGCCAGCACCCAGCACGGCGGCACGGGTGGCACGGAAAGCATCAGCTTTGCGCCCGCGCGCAACGTATATCCCGCGGGCACGGTCGTCCACTTCACCGACACCTTCCGCGCGCTGTTCATCGCGCTGGAAGACTGGGTGGTGCGCGGCACGGAGCCGCCGGCCAGCCAGGTGCCGCGCCTGGCGGACGGCACGCTCGCGCGTCCGGCCGACCTGGTGTTCCCGACGATGAAGGGCCTGACCTGGAACGTCGCCGGCGTGGCCACGCCCATTCCCACGTTCGACTACCTGGCGCGCTACAACGGCTTCAGCCTGCTCGACTACGGCCCGCAGTACGTGCCGCAGGACGAGGCCGGCATTGCCACGCTGCAGCCGCCGCGCGCCGTGGGCAAGGACTACGCCATCCT from Paracidovorax wautersii includes:
- a CDS encoding alpha/beta hydrolase domain-containing protein; the encoded protein is MQTLSFLRGRLARGVPARRPARATLAALAAAAALAACGGSGGGGDTPAAGTPQMRMTIAATEDFAGSFGSVGAYEKVSGTLHGEVDPKDPKNAVIQDLQLAPVNARGMVEYSTDFVLLKPKDMSKASGVLRYDAPNRGNILTMPNPTATPGDAVYFERGYVMLYSAWQGDVPKSNPARLTATVPVAKNPDGSSITGPYRTELVPTAASAAMPLPGGVFNGTMIPYAPASLDNTQPGYSLTRRRNETDPREAIPAAQWTFATCDSAANPFPGTPNAASVCLQGGFDPQYLYELVYVAKDPKVMGVGLAALRDTVSFFRGQAQDADGRANPLAGRIQYTLGQGTSQSGNAMKTFLHLGFNQRLDGGKVFDGMFAHVAARQTNINTRFAVPGGGGGLRTDHTAFGQTAPRGLDKDYVDEVSGRQGGVMKRCEASSTCPRFFLGLSGTEFWQLQGSPVLTDALGTRDIAQPANARIYYYASTQHGGTGGTESISFAPARNVYPAGTVVHFTDTFRALFIALEDWVVRGTEPPASQVPRLADGTLARPADLVFPTMKGLTWNVAGVATPIPTFDYLARYNGFSLLDYGPQYVPQDEAGIATLQPPRAVGKDYAILVPQVDPATGLTRAGIRGVEARAPLGTSIEFNYVAIPGIVDLSNLAGSFIPFHKTRAARLAAGDTRMSLEERYTDQAGYVAAVTQAARDLVAERLLLQRDADALVAKARATPVLP